One Glutamicibacter mishrai genomic window carries:
- a CDS encoding DUF6036 family nucleotidyltransferase — MSGSGLRRDRVVELLAELERRLAERGLSVKIRVVGGSALLLHGLIDRATENIDAYYSHRVRFFPQSKLLICRPWPP; from the coding sequence ATGAGCGGATCAGGCCTGAGGAGAGACCGAGTTGTTGAGCTGCTCGCAGAACTCGAACGACGCTTGGCCGAGCGGGGACTCAGCGTGAAAATTAGAGTCGTCGGCGGCTCGGCCCTGCTTCTTCATGGCCTGATCGATCGTGCCACGGAAAATATCGATGCCTACTACTCGCATCGGGTTCGATTCTTTCCGCAGTCGAAGTTGCTGATTTGCAGGCCTTGGCCGCCATGA
- the moaA gene encoding GTP 3',8-cyclase MoaA, with the protein MTVLPAGDITDARGRPLHDLRISVTDRCNFRCVYCMPKEIFGRDFAFRERSELLSFEEIERLARVSVSLGVTKLRLTGGEPLLRRGITELVTMLAKLRTPEGAPVDLAMTTNGSALPKMAQSLKDAGLNRVTISLDSLDDAKFKAINDVNFPVARVLEAIEVAREVGLGPVKINTVLKRGVNDDEILELAEHFRGTGAILRFIEYMDVGTTNGWKLDEVLPSAEVVSMINERWALEPVTKTEPGETANRWRYTDGAGEIGVISSVTNAFCGNCSRSRVSAEGQLYTCLFAGSGYDLRKLMRDGISDEDLAKALTGHWRKRDDNYSELRAALTPGNRKRIEMSYIGG; encoded by the coding sequence ATGACAGTTCTACCGGCCGGGGATATCACCGACGCCCGCGGGCGGCCCTTGCATGATTTGCGGATCTCGGTGACCGACCGCTGCAATTTCCGTTGTGTCTACTGCATGCCCAAGGAGATTTTCGGCCGCGATTTCGCCTTCCGCGAGCGGTCCGAGCTGCTCAGCTTCGAGGAGATCGAACGCCTGGCCCGCGTCAGCGTATCCCTTGGCGTTACCAAGCTGCGCTTGACAGGTGGCGAACCCCTCTTGCGCCGAGGCATTACCGAACTGGTCACGATGCTCGCCAAATTGCGCACCCCGGAAGGTGCACCGGTGGATTTGGCGATGACCACCAATGGTTCAGCCCTGCCCAAGATGGCGCAGTCGCTGAAGGATGCCGGACTGAACCGCGTGACCATTTCGCTGGATTCCCTCGATGATGCCAAGTTCAAGGCCATCAACGACGTGAACTTCCCGGTGGCCCGCGTGCTGGAAGCCATCGAGGTGGCCCGCGAGGTCGGCCTGGGCCCGGTGAAAATCAATACCGTTCTCAAGCGCGGGGTCAACGACGATGAAATCCTGGAACTGGCCGAGCACTTCCGTGGCACCGGGGCGATCCTGCGCTTCATCGAGTACATGGATGTGGGCACCACCAATGGCTGGAAGCTTGATGAGGTCTTGCCTTCGGCCGAAGTGGTCTCAATGATCAACGAGCGCTGGGCGCTGGAGCCGGTGACCAAAACCGAGCCGGGCGAAACCGCCAACCGCTGGCGCTACACCGATGGCGCCGGGGAAATCGGCGTGATCTCCAGTGTCACCAATGCCTTCTGCGGCAATTGCTCGCGCTCGCGCGTCTCCGCCGAGGGACAGCTCTACACCTGCCTGTTTGCCGGGTCCGGTTATGACTTGCGCAAGTTGATGCGTGATGGGATCAGCGATGAGGATTTGGCCAAGGCACTGACCGGGCATTGGCGCAAGCGCGATGACAACTATTCCGAGCTGCGCGCCGCGCTGACTCCGGGAAACCGCAAACGCATCGAGATGTCCTACATCGGGGGCTAG
- a CDS encoding ABC transporter permease, protein MASDTGLRVPAFTLAPAVLGVALLILPLLALLGRASWSTLLADATSEQALSALWLSVRTGVAATALCVVLGVPLALVIARSGPKAAQLLRALIAVPLVLPPMVGGVALLFLFGRTSPIGQLIDALWGITLPFSTAAVVIAQSFVALPFLVLSVEGSLRAAGTGYEQAAATLGAGRWMVLTRITLPLAAPGLVAGVILCFARAIGEFGATALFAGNAPGVTQTMPLAIYTAFNGAGTGRDTAVALSLLLLATAVLVLLCVRAWRPGAVK, encoded by the coding sequence ATGGCTAGCGACACTGGGCTGCGCGTCCCGGCTTTCACCCTGGCCCCGGCGGTGCTGGGGGTGGCCCTACTGATTTTGCCGCTGTTGGCCTTGCTGGGTCGGGCCAGCTGGTCCACGCTGCTTGCCGATGCCACCAGCGAACAAGCCCTGTCAGCCCTGTGGCTTTCGGTGCGCACCGGGGTTGCGGCCACCGCGCTGTGCGTAGTGCTCGGGGTGCCGCTGGCGCTGGTGATCGCCCGCAGCGGCCCGAAAGCCGCGCAGCTGTTGCGCGCGCTGATCGCCGTGCCCCTGGTGCTGCCCCCGATGGTCGGCGGCGTGGCGTTGCTGTTCCTCTTTGGCCGCACCAGCCCGATCGGCCAGCTGATCGATGCGCTGTGGGGGATCACCCTGCCCTTTTCCACCGCCGCCGTGGTGATCGCGCAAAGCTTCGTGGCCCTGCCCTTCCTGGTGCTCTCGGTGGAGGGCTCGCTGCGCGCTGCCGGCACCGGGTACGAACAGGCCGCCGCGACCCTGGGCGCCGGACGGTGGATGGTGCTCACCCGCATCACCCTGCCGCTGGCCGCGCCCGGTCTGGTGGCCGGGGTGATCCTGTGCTTCGCCCGGGCCATCGGCGAATTCGGGGCCACCGCGCTCTTTGCCGGCAACGCCCCGGGGGTCACCCAGACCATGCCGCTGGCGATCTACACGGCCTTTAATGGGGCTGGCACTGGCCGGGATACCGCCGTGGCGCTTTCGCTGCTGCTGCTGGCCACCGCGGTGCTGGTGCTTTTGTGTGTTCGCGCCTGGCGTCCGGGAGCCGTGAAATGA
- the mobA gene encoding molybdenum cofactor guanylyltransferase, which translates to MSLGFDALILAGGRGTRLGGANKPGLMLHGQRLVDRVIQASRQAGAARVLVIGDQSAGTLADGVLREDPPFAGPLAGIAAGIAQVSSPWCLVLACDLQHPDTVISALLDHADRLGPDGLVLRDAQGYTQWLAGFYRTQAVAQACAELGDRLINAPARAALGQLDLAELPVDDETTNDIDTPQALERARHDERP; encoded by the coding sequence ATGAGCCTCGGGTTCGACGCGCTCATCCTCGCCGGCGGACGCGGCACCCGGCTGGGCGGGGCGAACAAGCCCGGGCTGATGCTCCACGGCCAGCGCTTGGTCGACCGCGTCATCCAGGCCTCCCGACAGGCCGGGGCCGCCCGCGTTCTTGTCATCGGCGATCAGTCCGCTGGCACCCTGGCCGATGGCGTGCTGCGCGAGGACCCGCCCTTCGCCGGTCCGCTGGCTGGCATCGCCGCCGGGATCGCGCAGGTGAGCAGCCCCTGGTGCCTGGTTCTCGCCTGCGATCTGCAGCATCCCGACACTGTCATCAGTGCCCTGCTGGATCATGCCGATCGGCTCGGCCCCGACGGGCTCGTGCTGCGCGATGCGCAGGGCTACACCCAATGGCTCGCCGGCTTCTATCGCACACAGGCCGTCGCCCAAGCCTGCGCGGAACTGGGTGATCGGCTCATCAATGCCCCGGCGCGCGCCGCGCTGGGCCAACTGGATTTGGCCGAGCTGCCGGTGGATGATGAAACCACCAACGACATCGACACCCCGCAGGCGCTGGAACGCGCCCGCCACGACGAAAGGCCCTGA
- a CDS encoding YaeQ family protein, whose product MAIGATMHTFDVQLADVDRGVYEDLSLRVAQHPSETDAYMITRVLAYCLEYEEGISFSAGGVSTGEEPAILVKDLTGLITAWIEIGAPDAQRLHLGSKRADRTAVYTHRDPEKLLTAWRGKIIHQAEQIRFRSFDSTFIDDAVRCLTRRNTMSVSVTEGQIYLELNGTNLQTQFSEHVIE is encoded by the coding sequence ATGGCTATCGGCGCGACTATGCACACTTTTGACGTTCAACTTGCTGATGTAGATCGCGGGGTATACGAGGACCTGTCACTGCGCGTGGCACAGCATCCCTCGGAAACCGATGCCTACATGATCACGCGTGTCCTCGCTTATTGCTTGGAATACGAAGAAGGAATCAGCTTCTCGGCCGGCGGCGTATCAACGGGAGAAGAACCAGCAATCCTCGTCAAGGATCTGACCGGATTGATCACTGCATGGATTGAAATCGGTGCTCCCGACGCGCAGCGGCTTCACCTTGGCAGCAAGCGAGCAGACCGCACGGCTGTCTACACCCACCGAGACCCGGAAAAGCTGCTGACAGCGTGGCGTGGCAAGATCATCCATCAGGCAGAGCAGATCCGCTTCCGTTCTTTTGATTCCACGTTCATCGACGACGCCGTGCGTTGCCTGACCCGCAGGAACACGATGTCAGTTTCGGTGACCGAAGGCCAGATCTACCTTGAGCTGAACGGAACGAATCTTCAGACGCAGTTCAGCGAACACGTCATTGAGTAG
- the glp gene encoding gephyrin-like molybdotransferase Glp, protein MKQQPQDAITVEEHRARLLGLVKPLPARTLPVGPALHGAVLASDVYAGHPLPLWENSAMDGFAVRSADTASTPAQLEVIGEVPAGSSWDPALLPGQCVKIMTGAPLPTAADAVVRIEDTSAASTGWDVSTVQVNVPVPAGKDVRASGEDRSAGELIAREGEELTAARLSALVAAGSAELAVRTAPRVAVLVTGAELRPPGEELARGQIPETNSLLISGLLAESGITAATIVHCVDDLQAVREKLEELAPAHDAILSTGGVGPGDYDVMRKVLVDQPGVYATRVLVRPGQPQCAGRLAGGAMIFALPGNPVSAAVSFELFVRPVLRAMQGHTQLQRPRLQAIAAVGWKAAGNRLQVLPIVFEHGDQLRCAPAVAASRISHSVGGFGSAQGYALVPAGIEQIHPGDRVEVLRTAP, encoded by the coding sequence ATGAAGCAACAGCCCCAAGACGCGATAACGGTGGAGGAACACCGTGCCCGGCTGCTGGGCCTGGTGAAGCCGCTGCCGGCGCGCACCCTGCCGGTGGGCCCTGCCCTGCACGGCGCGGTGCTCGCCAGCGACGTATACGCCGGCCACCCGCTGCCGCTGTGGGAGAACTCGGCGATGGACGGCTTCGCGGTGCGCAGCGCCGACACCGCCAGCACCCCGGCCCAGCTGGAGGTGATCGGCGAAGTCCCCGCCGGCAGCAGCTGGGATCCCGCGCTCTTGCCCGGCCAATGCGTAAAGATCATGACCGGCGCCCCGCTGCCCACCGCGGCCGACGCGGTGGTGCGCATCGAGGACACCAGCGCCGCGAGCACCGGCTGGGATGTATCGACCGTGCAGGTCAATGTGCCGGTTCCGGCGGGCAAGGACGTGCGCGCCAGCGGCGAGGACCGCAGCGCCGGCGAGCTGATCGCCCGCGAAGGAGAAGAGCTGACCGCCGCCCGGCTCTCGGCCCTGGTTGCCGCCGGATCGGCCGAACTGGCCGTCCGCACCGCGCCCAGGGTTGCCGTGCTGGTCACCGGCGCCGAACTGCGCCCGCCGGGCGAGGAACTGGCCCGCGGGCAGATCCCGGAAACCAATTCGCTGCTGATCTCCGGCCTGCTCGCCGAATCCGGCATCACCGCGGCCACGATCGTGCACTGTGTTGACGACCTGCAGGCGGTGCGCGAAAAGCTCGAAGAACTCGCACCGGCCCACGATGCGATCCTGAGCACCGGCGGGGTCGGCCCTGGCGACTACGACGTCATGCGCAAGGTCCTGGTCGATCAGCCCGGGGTCTACGCCACCCGGGTGCTCGTGCGCCCCGGCCAGCCCCAGTGCGCCGGGCGTTTGGCTGGCGGCGCGATGATCTTCGCCCTGCCCGGCAATCCGGTCAGCGCCGCGGTCAGTTTCGAGCTCTTCGTCCGCCCCGTCCTGCGCGCCATGCAGGGCCACACCCAGCTGCAGCGCCCGCGATTGCAGGCCATCGCCGCGGTCGGCTGGAAGGCCGCCGGCAACCGCCTGCAGGTCTTGCCCATCGTCTTCGAGCATGGCGATCAGCTGCGCTGCGCTCCGGCGGTCGCGGCCTCGCGCATCTCCCATTCGGTCGGCGGCTTCGGCTCCGCCCAGGGCTACGCGCTGGTCCCCGCCGGCATCGAGCAGATCCACCCCGGCGATCGGGTCGAAGTCCTGCGGACCGCGCCATGA
- a CDS encoding helix-turn-helix transcriptional regulator: MSTSTRFLRLLSLLQTHRYWSGDELAERLDVSLRTVRRDIDRLRDLGYPVQADRGVGGGYQLASGTALPPLVLDDEEAVALVVSLQSTVHAGASVLAEAALRAMGKVVPVLPARLRKRAQALTASTVPLNSQSPAPDPVDPAVLVAFAQACRDHERIAFDYQDAKGAKSSRRVEPAQLVNVGNRYYLVAFDLGRDDWRSFRVDRAQNPSPRALRFTPRVVPGGNAASFVRAGLRGSGQQDVSARIHASTKELEPLIGRWFQIEEIDDNSSLVRTENMNLNWAAFGLAMSRAKVSDVQPAELHTLLDSWMENLSS, encoded by the coding sequence ATGAGTACCAGCACCAGATTTTTGCGCTTGCTCTCGTTGTTGCAGACCCATCGTTATTGGTCAGGAGACGAGCTGGCCGAACGCCTCGACGTCAGCCTGCGCACCGTTCGCCGGGACATCGACCGGCTGCGCGACTTGGGTTACCCGGTGCAGGCAGACCGAGGTGTAGGCGGCGGCTATCAACTGGCCTCGGGAACGGCATTGCCTCCCCTGGTGCTCGATGATGAGGAAGCCGTAGCACTGGTGGTCTCATTGCAATCCACCGTGCACGCAGGGGCTTCCGTGCTGGCCGAAGCGGCGCTGCGGGCGATGGGCAAGGTTGTTCCCGTGCTCCCAGCCAGGCTGCGGAAGCGAGCACAGGCATTGACTGCGAGCACTGTCCCGCTCAATTCGCAGTCCCCCGCGCCGGATCCCGTGGATCCTGCGGTACTGGTGGCCTTTGCCCAAGCATGCCGCGATCATGAACGAATCGCCTTCGACTATCAAGACGCCAAGGGAGCCAAGAGTTCGCGCAGGGTTGAGCCGGCCCAGCTGGTGAATGTGGGCAACCGATACTATCTGGTGGCATTTGATCTGGGTCGCGATGATTGGCGCAGCTTCCGTGTGGACCGCGCGCAAAACCCGTCACCTAGGGCATTGCGGTTTACGCCCCGCGTTGTACCCGGCGGGAATGCGGCCAGCTTCGTTCGCGCAGGCTTGCGCGGCAGCGGGCAGCAAGATGTGAGTGCCCGGATCCATGCCAGTACCAAGGAGTTGGAACCGCTGATCGGCCGCTGGTTCCAGATCGAGGAAATCGACGACAACAGCAGCCTGGTACGCACCGAGAACATGAACCTGAACTGGGCCGCGTTTGGACTTGCGATGAGCCGGGCCAAAGTCAGCGACGTCCAGCCAGCAGAACTGCACACGCTCCTCGATTCTTGGATGGAGAATCTCAGCTCCTGA
- a CDS encoding DinB family protein, with product MSTMAITNTKLTGERADLFQALANARHFLRFTVQDLNDEQAEQRTTVSELTLGGLIKHVSAVEKQWQEFMVKGRAAMAWDGADFSQMPPEAIEAFHNEFHMQAGDTLDALLENYARIAARTDELLAEVDLDTVHELPSAPWFVDTHWSVRRTLVHIIAETTQHSGHADIIRESLDGQKSMG from the coding sequence ATGAGCACCATGGCCATCACCAACACCAAACTCACCGGCGAACGCGCCGACCTGTTCCAGGCTCTGGCCAACGCACGGCATTTCCTGCGTTTCACCGTCCAGGACCTGAATGATGAGCAGGCGGAGCAGCGAACCACCGTGAGCGAGCTGACCCTCGGCGGACTGATCAAACATGTCAGTGCAGTGGAAAAGCAGTGGCAGGAATTCATGGTCAAGGGCCGTGCTGCCATGGCCTGGGACGGAGCGGACTTCAGCCAGATGCCGCCCGAAGCGATCGAGGCCTTCCATAACGAATTCCATATGCAAGCCGGAGATACCCTCGACGCGTTGCTGGAGAACTACGCGCGGATCGCCGCCCGCACCGACGAACTGCTTGCTGAAGTGGATCTGGATACCGTGCACGAGCTGCCCTCGGCCCCATGGTTTGTCGATACCCACTGGTCGGTGCGCCGGACCCTGGTGCACATCATCGCCGAAACCACCCAGCATTCAGGGCATGCGGACATCATTCGCGAATCGCTGGATGGACAGAAATCCATGGGCTAA
- the modA gene encoding molybdate ABC transporter substrate-binding protein — protein MRVTWPLAARILLAGTAATLLLSGCTSDKPADQQTITVSAAASLHGAFEQIADEFQKEHPEIKIAGINYDGSSTLATQIVEGADVDVFASADERTMAEVTEAGFGHEPVIFASNTLVIAVPKDNPANIDSLSDLSGADTVLCASQVPCGNASQQLLKNAGVKVKPVSEEQNVTAVVQKVAAGEADAGLVYASDVQDEPDLAAIVPEGAEDVVNSYPIATLDDNPAAQEFLDFVIGERGQEILTDYGFGSGAAQGNG, from the coding sequence ATGCGCGTAACCTGGCCGCTGGCTGCCCGAATCCTGCTGGCAGGCACCGCTGCCACCCTTCTGCTCTCCGGCTGCACCAGCGATAAACCAGCTGATCAGCAGACCATTACGGTCTCCGCCGCGGCCTCGCTGCACGGCGCATTCGAGCAGATCGCCGACGAATTCCAGAAAGAACACCCTGAGATCAAGATCGCCGGCATCAACTATGACGGCTCCTCGACCCTGGCCACCCAGATCGTCGAAGGCGCCGACGTGGACGTTTTCGCCTCCGCCGACGAGCGCACCATGGCCGAGGTGACCGAAGCCGGGTTCGGCCATGAACCTGTGATTTTTGCCAGCAATACCCTGGTGATCGCCGTTCCCAAGGACAACCCGGCCAACATCGACTCGCTCTCGGATCTTTCCGGGGCGGACACCGTGCTGTGCGCCTCACAGGTTCCCTGCGGTAATGCCTCGCAACAGCTGCTGAAAAATGCCGGGGTCAAAGTTAAGCCGGTGAGCGAAGAGCAGAATGTCACCGCGGTGGTGCAAAAGGTCGCCGCCGGCGAAGCCGATGCCGGGCTGGTCTACGCCAGCGACGTGCAGGATGAGCCAGATCTGGCCGCGATCGTGCCCGAAGGCGCCGAGGATGTGGTCAACAGCTACCCGATCGCCACCCTGGACGATAATCCCGCCGCGCAGGAGTTCCTGGACTTCGTGATCGGCGAGCGCGGCCAGGAAATCCTGACCGATTACGGCTTTGGCAGCGGGGCTGCGCAGGGCAATGGCTAG
- a CDS encoding helix-turn-helix domain-containing protein: MKPRSFTVANLADRIRTQRGVLGLTQAGLANSVGVSRKFIVDLESGKETVALGLVLRVLKRLGFEEPGLRIISERGAEIAEGFRETLEAKDFEFALRLVTEYSTESLAEGRPL, translated from the coding sequence ATGAAACCTCGATCGTTCACTGTCGCAAACCTGGCGGATAGAATCCGGACCCAACGTGGCGTCCTGGGTCTGACTCAAGCCGGCTTGGCAAATTCGGTCGGCGTTTCGCGTAAGTTCATCGTTGATCTGGAATCGGGGAAAGAGACGGTTGCTTTGGGGCTAGTGCTCCGGGTTCTAAAGAGACTTGGATTTGAAGAACCTGGACTACGCATCATTAGTGAACGGGGCGCTGAAATAGCTGAAGGCTTTCGCGAGACCTTGGAAGCCAAAGATTTCGAGTTCGCGCTGCGTCTTGTCACTGAATATTCGACCGAATCCCTCGCTGAAGGGCGCCCTCTCTAG
- a CDS encoding ATP-binding cassette domain-containing protein, whose product MRLLAQMQVPRTGFAVDVEFQVRSGSTLAIMGPSGAGKSTIVNAIAGTQKIASGRIELDGTILADARRHLAPHLRGVGLLGQEPHLFPHLDAARNIAFGAYASGLAKPRALAEAHEWLERLGLDELASQRPAALSGGQRQRIALARALAARPKLLLIDEPFASLDVEAAMDMRALVREELTRTSTSAIVISHSAADTLALAAQMLVLERGKIVDSGSVSEVFANPVNRFMRAVVATLPAADPGGQP is encoded by the coding sequence ATGAGGCTGCTGGCCCAGATGCAGGTTCCGCGCACCGGCTTTGCGGTCGACGTTGAATTCCAGGTGCGTTCGGGCAGCACGCTGGCGATCATGGGGCCCAGCGGGGCCGGCAAGTCCACCATCGTCAACGCGATCGCCGGGACCCAGAAGATCGCCAGCGGACGGATCGAGCTTGATGGCACGATCCTGGCCGATGCCCGCCGCCACCTGGCCCCGCACCTGCGCGGGGTGGGGCTGCTGGGCCAGGAACCGCACCTGTTCCCGCACCTGGACGCGGCCAGGAATATTGCCTTCGGGGCGTACGCCTCGGGGTTGGCCAAGCCCCGGGCCCTGGCGGAAGCCCACGAATGGCTGGAGCGGCTGGGCCTTGACGAGCTGGCATCGCAGCGCCCCGCGGCGCTTTCCGGCGGGCAGCGCCAGCGCATTGCCCTGGCCCGCGCCCTGGCCGCCCGGCCCAAGCTGCTGCTGATCGACGAGCCCTTCGCTTCCCTGGATGTCGAGGCCGCCATGGATATGCGCGCCCTGGTGCGCGAGGAGCTCACCCGCACCTCGACCAGCGCGATCGTGATCTCGCATTCGGCCGCCGACACCCTGGCCTTGGCCGCCCAGATGCTGGTTCTGGAGCGCGGGAAGATCGTCGACTCGGGCAGCGTGTCCGAAGTTTTTGCCAACCCGGTCAACCGGTTTATGCGCGCGGTGGTGGCCACCCTTCCGGCCGCCGACCCAGGAGGACAGCCATGA
- a CDS encoding DUF6457 domain-containing protein, whose protein sequence is MAVHLPPEALNEWLEAATAELGLDAAEIDIATVLDVAKHVAHEVARPAAPLSTFLLGVALGSAKGDLSSLAKQLVSRAHQWSDDHPDNEA, encoded by the coding sequence ATGGCTGTGCACTTGCCTCCCGAAGCCCTGAATGAATGGCTCGAAGCCGCGACCGCGGAATTGGGCCTTGATGCCGCCGAGATCGATATCGCCACGGTCCTGGACGTCGCCAAGCATGTCGCCCACGAAGTCGCCCGCCCTGCCGCTCCCTTGAGCACCTTCCTGCTCGGTGTCGCATTGGGCAGTGCCAAGGGCGATCTGTCTTCTCTTGCCAAGCAGCTGGTCTCCCGCGCCCATCAGTGGTCCGACGACCACCCGGACAACGAAGCCTAA
- a CDS encoding HNH endonuclease translates to MFEDNGVFGSNFEDVLPVGTTFADAPCLSESDQSFISAALADDDPTASIIALQKIESQNAFLSSIQAILTSHLDATQGGTIGGPVTAKQRGTAHHVAMARRRSQNASVAYVRRMRFLIADMPYLFSRFQQGDFSEKLIMAILAPLEDMSQSERREFDRFIASAPTMFDTASDKEARDIAQKAVDEVRGENRDQDIEKKAEHRGASFFKGKDCVRLSASLPIEVGIAVEASLEDEAQKLKKAGDQRPISQIKVDLVVSRLTGHPADKPLPIKLHVNLVMTDMSLLMDGKEPASIQGYGSVPAEYARRLFEAYGEVDDCSPVEELDQLRRRIRAYPMIRRLYTLPGGQDLVAMDSKERLFKGSLRKLLQLRDPYCRTPYCNNKPRHADHVHQHSKGGKTCSINGCMKCAFCNLAKEAPGWTEEVIQENPHKIRIHPPGEVTYDSSPPPIVGLARMDESLTKQIQKQTRIPKEPIIIWRFPEAS, encoded by the coding sequence ATGTTCGAAGACAATGGAGTATTCGGTAGTAACTTCGAAGATGTACTTCCAGTGGGAACCACCTTCGCTGATGCTCCATGCCTTTCCGAAAGCGATCAGTCTTTCATCAGCGCTGCCCTCGCGGATGATGATCCAACCGCAAGCATCATCGCACTTCAGAAAATAGAATCCCAGAATGCGTTCCTTTCCTCGATCCAAGCAATCCTGACTTCGCATTTGGATGCTACGCAGGGCGGAACCATTGGCGGGCCGGTGACGGCAAAGCAGCGCGGGACGGCCCACCATGTGGCCATGGCCCGCAGGCGTTCGCAGAATGCTTCCGTCGCTTATGTGCGTCGCATGCGATTCCTGATAGCCGACATGCCATATCTCTTTTCCCGTTTCCAGCAGGGCGACTTCAGCGAGAAACTGATCATGGCCATCCTGGCTCCGTTAGAAGATATGAGCCAGTCGGAGCGCCGGGAATTTGATAGGTTCATTGCCAGCGCCCCGACCATGTTTGATACGGCATCGGACAAAGAAGCCCGCGACATTGCGCAGAAAGCTGTTGATGAAGTGCGCGGTGAAAACCGCGATCAGGACATCGAAAAGAAAGCAGAGCATCGTGGCGCATCCTTTTTCAAAGGCAAGGACTGTGTCCGGCTGAGCGCCAGCCTTCCCATCGAAGTGGGTATCGCCGTGGAGGCGTCGCTTGAGGACGAAGCACAGAAATTGAAGAAGGCTGGGGACCAGCGTCCCATCTCCCAAATCAAGGTCGATCTTGTGGTTTCTCGTCTGACGGGTCATCCGGCAGACAAGCCACTTCCAATCAAGCTGCACGTAAATCTCGTGATGACGGATATGTCCCTGCTCATGGACGGAAAAGAACCAGCTTCCATACAGGGCTACGGCTCCGTGCCAGCGGAATATGCCCGTCGGCTGTTTGAAGCCTACGGAGAGGTTGATGACTGCTCTCCGGTTGAAGAACTTGATCAATTGCGCCGCAGGATCAGGGCTTACCCGATGATCCGAAGGCTCTATACGCTGCCCGGCGGCCAGGATTTGGTGGCCATGGATTCCAAGGAGCGGCTCTTCAAGGGATCATTGCGCAAGCTATTGCAGCTGAGGGACCCTTACTGCCGCACTCCTTACTGCAACAACAAACCACGCCACGCAGATCATGTGCATCAGCACAGCAAGGGTGGAAAAACCTGCAGCATCAATGGATGCATGAAGTGCGCCTTCTGCAATTTAGCCAAGGAAGCACCCGGCTGGACTGAAGAAGTCATCCAAGAAAATCCGCACAAGATCAGAATCCATCCTCCCGGAGAAGTCACCTATGATTCTTCGCCTCCACCAATAGTTGGATTGGCAAGAATGGATGAATCACTGACCAAGCAGATCCAAAAGCAAACGCGGATCCCGAAAGAGCCGATCATTATATGGCGCTTCCCGGAAGCATCTTGA